In one window of Primulina tabacum isolate GXHZ01 chromosome 8, ASM2559414v2, whole genome shotgun sequence DNA:
- the LOC142554737 gene encoding serine/threonine-protein phosphatase 7 long form homolog — translation MADNRAPEDPSVLYLQKTHMSSKVSSETVDDIVKVKRSDNLIWKLYTDNYIHNRVLAYLDDIGFYGVLKCGSQVFDNHLITALVERWRRETHTFHFTCGEATVTLHDVSIIWGLRIDGQVVTRIHVSHTVEEWQYICLDLLGFVPSSKHLKGGHLSMTALHDHCMSNLVSDDTSEVDVMKYTRCVALMIIGGITFPDYQGGSARLIFLQLLRDIDNVKSYNWDSAVLAFLYRELCNATRIEKTTMAGPLYILQQIWAWSRIKCLNPDRDGLTLVVPLIDPDAIILVSPYGAR, via the exons ATGGCAGATAATCGAGCTCCAGAAGATCCCAGTGTCCTCTATTTACAAAAGACACATATGTCGTCTAAAGTTTCTTCCGAAACTGTTGATGATATTGTCAAAGTGAAGAGGTCAGACAATTTGATTTGGAAGTTATACACCGATAATTACATACACAATCGTGTACTTGCATACTTGGATGATATTGGTTTTTATGGAGTTTTAAAATGTGGGTCACAAGTTTTTGATAATCATTTGATTACTGCTCTTGTTGAACGTTGGCGACGCGAGACACACACGTTTCATTTTACATGTGGTGAAGCAACTGTCACGTTACACGATGTTTCAATCATTTGGGGTCTAAGAATTGATGGTCAAGTAGTCACTAGAATACATGTCTCACATACAGTTGAGGAATGGCAATATATATGTttggatttgttgggatttgtaCCATCATCAAAACATTTGAAAGGTGGTCATTTGTCTATGACTGCACTACACGACCATTGCATGTCTAACCTTGTTAGTGATGATACTTCAGAAGTAGATGTTATGAAATATACCCGTTGTGTTGCGTTAATGATTATTGGAGGAATAACATTCCCTGACTATCAAGGAGGGTCTGCTAGACTCATTTTTTTGCAACTGCTACGGGATATTGATAACGTAAAGTCTTACAATTGGGATAGTgctgttttagcatttttataTCGTGAGTTGTGTAACGCAACACGAATAGAGAAAACTACAATGGCTGGACCCTTATATATCCTGCAG caAATATGGGCATGGAGCAGAATTAAATGTCTTAACCCCGATCGAGATGGGTTAACATTAGTTGTACCTCTAATTGATCCAGATGCTATTATTCTAGTTTCTCCATATGGTGCAcggtaa
- the LOC142554037 gene encoding laccase-7-like yields the protein MVDLVFVLACALASFASSSSFASAALVEHSFHVQNSTISRLCRSQTITAVNGSLPGPTLRVKEGDTLVVQVFNKSPYNLTIHWHGIFQLLSGWADGTEYATQCPIRPGHSYTYRFTITGQEGTLWWHAHIKWLRATVHGALIIRPRAGRSYPFPKPHREVPIIIGEWWNANVLDVEKEALATGAEPNMSDAYTMNGRPGDLYPCSSRRTFKLEVEQGKRYLLRIINAALNNILFFKIAHHKMEVVAVDASYTNPYVTDVVVLAQGQTADVILTADQTPGRYYIAASPYQSATDMMFSDTITTGIIEYKGSKISKPLMPILPASNDTPIAHRFFTSLTGLVTGPFWSRVPDKIDEHMFITVGMGLTPCGAPGSALCLGPLGQKSATSMNNASFQFPTKLSMLEAFYRNVRGIYTTDFPDNPPMQFDYTNSNNSLNQALVTTTKSTKVKKVKFNATVEIVLQDTALIGTENHPMHLHGLNFFVLAQGFGNFNRAKDSERFNLVNPQELNTIAVPVGGWAVIRFQANNPGVWLMHCHLDAHMSWGLAMAFVVENGPTSSSRLPPPPPDFPKC from the exons ATGGTGGATCTCGTCTTCGTGCTTGCTTGCGCTTTGGCTTCATTTGCTTCGTCTTCTTCATTTGCTTCTGCAGCTTTGGTTGAACATTCTTTTCAT gtacaaaattcAACCATCAGTCGACTGTGCAGAAGCCAAACAATTACCGCAGTAAATGGAAGTCTCCCAGGGCCAACTCTTCGGGTGAAAGAGGGTGACACTCTAGTGGTCCAAGTCTTCAATAAGTCACCCTATAATCTCACTATTCACTG GCATGGGATATTCCAATTACTGAGCGGTTGGGCAGACGGAACTGAATATGCAACTCAGTGCCCGATACGGCCTGGCCACAGTTACACCTACCGGTTCACCATCACCGGTCAAGAGGGTACTCTATGGTGGCATGCGCACATTAAATGGCTTCGAGCCACGGTTCATGGAGCCCTTATCATCAGGCCTAGAGCTGGTCGATCGTATCCATTCCCTAAGCCACATAGGGAAGTCCCAATAATTATAG GAGAGTGGTGGAATGCTAATGTGCTGGACGTGGAAAAGGAAGCGCTAGCCACTGGAGCCGAGCCGAACATGTCCGATGCCTATACGATGAATGGCCGGCCCGGGGATCTGTATCCATGCTCCTCGCGCC GCACATTTAAGTTGGAAGTAGAGCAAGGAAAAAGATACCTTCTCCGAATCATCAACGCTGCACTCAACAACATATTGTTCTTCAAGATAGCCCATCATAAGATGGAAGTCGTAGCGGTAGACGCGTCCTACACGAACCCTTACGTAACTGACGTGGTCGTGCTAGCACAAGGTCAGACCGCGGATGTAATACTAACCGCTGATCAGACTCCTGGACGATACTATATCGCCGCAAGCCCTTACCAGAGTGCGACAGACATGATGTTCTCGGACACAATTACAACGGGTATCATAGAGTATAAAGGATCTAAAATATCCAAACCTCTTATGCCAATTCTTCCTGCATCCAATGACACACCCATAGCCCATAGATTTTTCACCAGCCTAACTGGACTAGTTACAGGGCCCTTTTGGAGCCGAGTCCCCGACAAAATCGACGAACACATGTTCATAACGGTTGGCATGGGTCTAACCCCTTGCGGAGCCCCTGGTAGCGCGTTGTGCCTTGGCCCGTTGGGCCAAAAATCTGCCACAAGCATGAACAATGCATCCTTCCAGTTCCCTACCAAATTGTCAATGCTTGAGGCCTTCTACAGAAATGTTAGGGGGATATACACCACAGATTTTCCCGACAATCCGCCAATGCAGTTCGACTACACCAACTCAAATAACAGCCTCAATCAAGCTCTAGTAACAACCACAAAATCCACCAAAGTCAAGAAAGTGAAGTTCAATGCAACAGTAGAGATTGTGCTGCAAGATACTGCCTTGATCGGGACAGAGAATCACCCTATGCACCTCCATGGACTCAACTTCTTTGTGTTGGCTCAAGGATTCGGCAACTTCAACCGAGCAAAAGATAGCGAAAGGTTCAATCTTGTCAACCCGCAAGAGCTCAACACAATAGCGGTTCCAGTTGGAGGTTGGGCTGTGATTAGGTTCCAAGCCAATAATCCAGGAGTTTGGTTGATGCATTGTCATCTGGATGCGCACATGTCGTGGGGCTTAGCCATGGCTTTCGTGGTCGAAAACGGGCCCACTTCTTCGAGTAGGCTGCCTCCACCTCCTCCAGATTTTCCCAAATGTTAA